One part of the Glycine max cultivar Williams 82 chromosome 14, Glycine_max_v4.0, whole genome shotgun sequence genome encodes these proteins:
- the LOC100798032 gene encoding probable serine/threonine-protein kinase PBL23, whose amino-acid sequence MSFFSCCTSQEKIDKNSLKKSSKNYHHAKALPSLANMCFKSDTSKRKYIEEEIAKIGKGNITSQTFSYHELCVATRNFHPDNMIGEGGFGRVYKGRLKSINQVVAVKKLNRNGFQGNREFLVEVLILSLLHHPNLVNLVGYCADGDQRILVYEYMVNGSLEDHLLELSPDRKPLDWRTRMNIAAGAAKGLEYLHEVANPPVIYRDFKASNILLDENFNPKLSDFGLAKLGPTGDKTHVSTRVMGTYGYCAPEYASTGQLTTKSDIYSFGVVFLEMITGRRAIDQSRPSEEQNLVTWAQPLFKDRRKFSSMVDPLLKGNYPTKGLHQALAVAAMCIQEEADTRPLISDVVTALDVLAKRHIQVGRQHRSKETFFEHGECS is encoded by the exons ATGAGTTTCTTTTCATGTTGCACGTCACAAGAGAAGATCGACAAGAACTCATTGAAAAAGAGCAGTAAGAACTACCATCACGCAAAAGCTCTGCCGTCGTTAGCCAACATGTGTTTTAAATCTG ATACCAGCAAACGGAAGTACATAGAAGAAGAAATAGCAAAAATTGGGAAAGGGAATATTACCTCTCAGACTTTTTCTTATCACGAGCTATGTGTTGCAACTCGGAACTTTCACCCTGACAATATGATTGGCGAAGGAGGCTTTGGAAGGGTGTACAAAGGACGCCTCAAAAGCATAAATCAG GTTGTTGCTGTGAAGAAACTTAATAGAAATGGATTCCAAGGAAACAGGGAATTTCTTGTAGAGGTTTTGATTTTGAGTCTCTTGCACCACCCTAACCTTGTCAATTTGGTAGGGTATTGCGCAGATGGTGATCAAAGGATTTTGGTATACGAGTACATGGTGAATGGCTCTTTAGAAGATCACCTTCTTG AACTATCTCCGGACAGAAAGCCTTTGGATTGGCGTACTAGAATGAACATTGCAGCCGGTGCAGCTAAAGGACTTGAATATTTACATGAAGTAGCAAATCCGCCTGTGATATACCGTGATTTCAAAGCATCAAACATACTATTAGATGAAAACTTCAACCCTAAGCTCTCTGATTTTGGACTTGCAAAGCTTGGTCCAACTGGTGATAAAACTCATGTATCCACCAGGGTAATGGGAACTTATGGCTACTGTGCACCTGAGTATGCCTCAACAGGTCAATTGACTACAAAATCAGATATATATAGCTTTGGAGTAGTGTTTCTAGAGATGATCACAGGAAGAAGAGCAATTGATCAGTCAAGACCATCTGAAGAGCAAAACTTGGTCACTTGG GCACAACCACTATTCAAAGACAGAAGGAAATTTTCATCAATGGTTGATCCATTGCTGAAAGGGAACTACCCAACAAAGGGTCTACACCAAGCACTAGCAGTTGCAGCAATGTGTATTCAGGAGGAAGCTGATACCCGACCTTTGATTAGTGACGTAGTTACAGCTCTTGATGTTTTAGCAAAGAGGCATATACAAGTGGGAAGACAACACCGTTCAAAAGAGACTTTTTTCGAGCATGGGGAATGTAGTTAA